The DNA segment GAGGGGTGCGAAGAGTTGCTTCTTCCAAGCCGAGCCGAGCGCGACAAAAAGTATGGCCAGAGAAAGGACGATCGAAAGTGGTCGATGCAATAGACCGCACATGCCCAGCACGGCCGTCGACCACGAGAGAAGCGTCAGCCCGATCGCCAGCCGCAAGACAATGCCATCGACACGCCCAAAGAAATGGAGCAGTTTTAAGCGAACTAAAAGAAATTCGCCCAGGGCATAGCTGAATAGCAGCATAATTGCCGCGATTAATATCACCCCCAGACGGTCTAGCAGTCCCAGCGGCATCTGACCGCCACCAAACCACAGGCCGATGCTTTCCGGCAACAGCAATAGGCCAGTCTGAACAAGCGTCCCGCGCGTGGGCAAAAAGGCCGTTTCCCCCGGCTGGGGTGCCGGCCAAGGCATCGGGATCGAAAAATACCAGAGGGCATAGGCAACGGCACCCACGACGAAAATCCACACGCAGAGCGGAGCTTCCCAGGGGGAGGATGCGTCATGTGACGATTGTTCAGAGCGTTTCTTGCGTGACACCGGGCGATTAGCTTCGAAGGGCTGACGTGGCCGTTCTGGCCGACTATGCTAAGTTTTCTGAATCAGTATTTACCTGCACCAAGCAAGGCCCGTAAATTCTAACGGGTTTCCTACCACTTCGCCTAACCCCCGTGCTGCTCGGATAGAATTCATGGCCGCTTCGTCAACGCGACTTTCTGGAATATTTACCCCCAATATTGTCCCCTTGGATGCGCATGGTGATATTCACGAGGCCGAATTGCGGCGATACGTCGACTGGTTGATCGAAAAGGGTGTCCACGGGCTCTATCCCAACGGTTCGACTGGAGAGTTCCTGCGATTCACCGTGGAAGAACGTCGCCGGATTATCGAGATCATCGCCGATCAAACCCGGGGCCGCGTGCCGATTCTCGCTGGTGCCGCAGAAGCCAACGTCAAGGAAACGCTCAAAGCGTGCGAAGCCTACCACGAGATGGGATGCCGAGCCGTGGCGATCGTTTCGCCGTTTTACTACAAACTGAGCCCCTCGGCTGTTTACGCATACTTCAAAGAGATCGGCGACAACACGCCCATCGACGTGACGCTGTACAACATTCCGATGTTCGCCTCGCCGATCGACGTGCCAACCGTCCGCCGACTGGCCGAAGAGTGCCCTCGAGTTGTAGCGATCAAAGATTCATCCGGAGACCTGCCGCACATGATGCGGATGATCTCGGCTGTTCGCCCTGTGCGGCCTGACTTCAGCTTTATGACCGGTTGGGACGCGGCGTTGATGCCGATGCTGCTGATCGGATGCGACGGCGGCACGAACGCCACTAGCGGCGTGGTGCCAGAAATTACGCGTCGGCTGTACGACCTGACACTGCTGGGGCGAATGGATGAAGCCCGCGATCTGCAATATCGGTTGCTGACGCTGTTTGACGCCATGATCCAGAGCTGCGAGTTCCCGGAGGGCTTTCGGGCGGCGCTCGCTCTGCGCGGCTTTAAGCCCGGCAGTGGACGCCAGCCGCAATCACCCAGCCAGAAACTGGAAGTGGAGATTCTCCGCAACGAACTGCAGTGCCTACTCTCGGCCGAAGGCTTTGTGAACGATCCTGTCGGTGGCTGTCCAGCTGGTCAAGCGACGGCCAATCCTGACGATGTGGCACGCATAGTCGCTGGCGTCGTGGAAGAACTTCGCCGCCTAGGACTGGCGACATAGCGATTGGACACCTTGGCCCTGCTGAAAACTGAAGAGTATCTACAAAAAAAGGGCGTCCCGAAATCGAGACGCCCTTAGCCCTCCTGGGAATTGGGGCGTTATGGGAGGATGTATCGAAAGCTGTTGCGGATTGGTTGGCCTTCGGTGTAAACCTTCGGCTGGCCAAGTAGGCCGCGGCCGACGTACGAATTGTTGCTCATCGGAATGATCGGCAGTACGGGGCGGAACGACGTGCGATCGACCGGGTACACGGTGGCGTTGGGAACCGGGACCGTGCCGGTAACTACTGGGGCCTGAACAACCGGTGGGTTGTTGTATGCGATTGTCGTGACGGGGCGATTAACCACAACCGGATTGCCCATCGTAGTCACAGGAGCTGAATAGGCTGCTGGGGCCGTGTATTGAACTCGTTGCACGCCGTTGTTGATCGAGTGCCATGGGTTAGGATTTACCGGTTCAACGTAGTAAGAAGTTTGCGTCTGGTAAGCGGGATACTCAACGCGACGAACTTCCTGCTGCTGGATCGGTTGTGGGTTGTCGTAAATCACAGTCCGTGGTTGGCTGGAGTATTGCGGTTGGCCGGAATACTGCACGATCGTCTCTTCCGACTGGCTTTCGACTATCGTCCGCGAAGGCGACTGGGTTGGTTGTCCGGCGTAGGTTCGCAGAACAGTGTCTTGCTCGACTACCTCTTGATAGGCTGGCGCAGGTTGCTGGTTGATCGGCGTGATCGCGGTAGCACGCTGGACACTCGCCGAGCGATCGGCAGTTCCATTGGCGGACGAAAGCTCGATCGCCGCTGGGTCATTGAGGTCGCCCGGGGCTGCCATGCGAGTCATCGGGCGATCTTCGTTGTAGGTTGCGTCGACCCATTTCCATGTCGGTTCGTCCTGGGCATAAAGCAGAGCAGGGGCCGCAAACATAACGCAGGCGGCAAGCGTGGTCTTCCTGAACATGGGAACCTCTTTTCTTCTCACAGGGTCATTCGGGGAACGCTCTTACATCATGCAACCGCTATGCCGAGAAGGCAAATATTTCGCCGGTAGGCCCTGATAGCAACCCTAGCCGTCATTGCCAGCAGGACCGCGCAAGTCAAGCATACGAAAATGGTTGCTAACAGTCTTCAGTGGCAGAAAAGCAACGCAAAGAATGAAGTGCCAGCGAACGGCCACTCTTCGCCCGCGAGGCAATGTTGTAAGTGTTACAACGCGTTTCGCAGGTTGTACCGAGTGATTGATGGCCGGCAACTCACTTTATGGTTGCCTGCCGTCCACGTGTGACTGCGATTCGCTTTCAATTTCCGCGGCGAGCTTTTCCGGGTTTTTACCCAATAGGAAAAGCGTACCTATCATCGCCCCGACACCCAGAATGTGACACACGTAAACCGGCACTCCGTACGAGACAGGAACGGTTCCCAAGATCACCGACAGCACTGCTCCCATAATCGCGTACGGCATTTGTGTGCGAACATGGGCCATATGATTGCAGCCACAACTTTGCGACGACAGTATCGTGGTGTCGGAAATGGGGGAGCAATGATCGCCGAAGATCGCCCCGGCCAGCACGCTTCCGACAACCGACAATAGGACTGGGTCAGCCACGTCGAGATTTTCTCCGCCACCGGTCAACATACTGGCAGAAAGGGAGACGGAAAGGGGCACCAGAATGCCCATCG comes from the Bremerella alba genome and includes:
- a CDS encoding dihydrodipicolinate synthase family protein, with the protein product MAASSTRLSGIFTPNIVPLDAHGDIHEAELRRYVDWLIEKGVHGLYPNGSTGEFLRFTVEERRRIIEIIADQTRGRVPILAGAAEANVKETLKACEAYHEMGCRAVAIVSPFYYKLSPSAVYAYFKEIGDNTPIDVTLYNIPMFASPIDVPTVRRLAEECPRVVAIKDSSGDLPHMMRMISAVRPVRPDFSFMTGWDAALMPMLLIGCDGGTNATSGVVPEITRRLYDLTLLGRMDEARDLQYRLLTLFDAMIQSCEFPEGFRAALALRGFKPGSGRQPQSPSQKLEVEILRNELQCLLSAEGFVNDPVGGCPAGQATANPDDVARIVAGVVEELRRLGLAT